In Aminobacterium sp. MB27-C1, a single genomic region encodes these proteins:
- a CDS encoding 3-isopropylmalate dehydratase large subunit codes for MARGKTIVEKIISSHCGQDVYAGDFAVVNVDLAMAHDSTAPLAIQAFRQYEEPRVWDASRLVFVLDHAVPSPNEQVSRLHSMIRDFAHEQKAHLFEAGEGICHQLLAEQGLVRPSDIVVGCDSHTCTYGALNALSFGIGSTDMSGVLLTGQLWLKVPETLKLIYEGKMQKGVSAKDVMLFTIGKLRSDGADYLALSFTGEAIENMEICDRLTMCNMAIECGAKAGMMECDDKTKAYLSGRSKMEILPVFDDKDALYRDTITINISALEPQIALPHAVDNVCPVKKVEGTEIQQIFIGTCTNGRLEDLRAAASILRDKHISSSCRLIVGPASREVLREAIREGTIEVLLQAGATIIPPGCGPCPGTHLGVPGDGEKVLSTANRNFKGRMGNNKASIYLASPMTCAASALRGCISDPREFLEMGDA; via the coding sequence ATGGCTCGCGGGAAGACCATTGTCGAGAAAATAATATCATCTCATTGCGGGCAGGATGTATATGCTGGGGATTTTGCCGTTGTCAATGTGGATTTGGCTATGGCCCATGACAGCACTGCTCCTTTGGCTATTCAAGCTTTTCGACAGTATGAAGAGCCTCGTGTTTGGGATGCTTCCCGTTTGGTTTTTGTACTCGATCATGCTGTTCCCAGCCCTAATGAGCAGGTGAGTCGCCTTCATTCGATGATTCGCGACTTTGCTCATGAGCAGAAAGCGCATCTTTTCGAAGCAGGAGAAGGAATTTGTCATCAGTTGCTTGCAGAACAGGGTCTTGTGAGACCTTCAGATATTGTGGTGGGGTGTGATTCTCACACCTGTACCTATGGAGCTTTGAATGCTCTTTCTTTTGGTATCGGTTCTACTGATATGAGTGGCGTGTTACTTACAGGTCAGCTTTGGCTGAAAGTTCCTGAAACACTGAAGCTCATTTATGAGGGAAAGATGCAAAAGGGAGTAAGTGCCAAGGATGTAATGCTCTTTACTATTGGCAAGTTGAGATCTGACGGGGCTGATTATCTGGCCCTTTCTTTTACAGGTGAAGCCATAGAAAACATGGAGATCTGCGATCGTTTAACCATGTGCAATATGGCTATCGAATGCGGGGCGAAGGCTGGCATGATGGAGTGTGATGATAAGACAAAAGCATATCTTTCTGGTCGGTCAAAAATGGAAATTTTACCTGTTTTTGACGACAAAGATGCCCTCTACCGTGATACTATAACAATTAATATTAGTGCTTTAGAACCACAGATAGCCCTTCCCCATGCTGTGGATAATGTTTGCCCCGTAAAGAAAGTTGAAGGAACAGAGATCCAGCAGATTTTTATTGGTACATGCACCAATGGCAGGCTTGAAGATTTGCGAGCTGCGGCTTCGATTTTGCGCGATAAACATATTAGTTCGAGCTGTCGGCTCATTGTTGGTCCTGCATCTCGTGAGGTTTTGCGAGAGGCCATACGTGAAGGAACTATAGAAGTTTTACTTCAGGCGGGGGCTACTATTATTCCACCTGGCTGCGGACCTTGTCCAGGAACACATTTAGGGGTTCCTGGGGATGGCGAAAAGGTTCTTTCTACAGCCAATCGGAATTTTAAGGGACGTATGGGTAACAATAAAGCCTCTATCTATCTTGCTTCACCAATGACATGCGCAGCATCTGCTTTGAGGGGATGTATAAGTGATCCCCGGGAATTTCTCGAAATGGGGGATGCGTAA
- a CDS encoding 3-isopropylmalate dehydratase small subunit codes for MIEGRAHLFGDNINTDYIIAGKYTKTLDYSVWVSHLFEDISPGFSQKVKPGDCVVAGRNFGCGSSREQAAVALKYAQVGAVLAKSFARIFFRNAINLGIPALICNTDEIHDGDQLEIDLTNQKIYNLTTHQILTIEPLPDVMIQILSEGGLTPYLKKFKTFKKAPGKGGTRITKIVVM; via the coding sequence ATGATTGAGGGACGTGCACACCTTTTTGGCGATAACATAAATACAGATTACATTATTGCCGGTAAATATACGAAAACCCTTGATTATTCCGTTTGGGTTAGTCATCTCTTTGAAGACATTTCTCCGGGGTTTAGTCAGAAGGTGAAGCCTGGCGATTGTGTTGTTGCCGGTCGCAATTTTGGATGCGGTTCCTCGCGAGAACAGGCTGCTGTAGCTTTGAAATATGCCCAAGTCGGGGCAGTTTTGGCAAAATCTTTTGCCAGAATATTTTTTAGAAATGCTATCAATCTCGGAATTCCAGCACTTATTTGTAATACTGATGAAATCCACGATGGAGATCAGTTGGAAATTGATTTAACCAACCAGAAAATTTATAACCTCACAACACATCAAATACTCACAATTGAGCCACTTCCTGATGTAATGATCCAGATTCTTTCCGAAGGTGGGTTAACTCCCTACTTGAAAAAATTCAAGACATTTAAAAAAGCCCCAGGTAAAGGAGGGACGCGCATAACGAAAATAGTCGTAATGTAG
- a CDS encoding TAXI family TRAP transporter solute-binding subunit, whose translation MQKHRKWLFVTCLLVIFSLGIAGAGYSQETSLNMGSTSSSSGVYAWCVAAANVINKADAGLNVTVVESGAGIDNLKKVRDGVFDFALCIDLPSTLQLYEGTGTFKGEKPYTDVRWLFLRNVFADRLYVRKDANIKTFADLAGKRFCPGIPGSASASYVMQYNDILGTGIKLMPMAYGDAVNALKEGRIVGLQKSSGLNSMDASLIEVNISTPLAVIGYSEEDVKKIREDIPSMSFMTTKKGTISQLPDIGPIWEECPIAGAVASTRMSEEVAYNLIKAYMEGIEEVAAAYAPIKGWDPVADYFKFASEDAFIPAHPGLIRYAKEKGIEVPEYFIPPEYKK comes from the coding sequence ATGCAGAAACATAGAAAGTGGTTATTTGTTACATGTCTGCTGGTGATCTTTTCTTTAGGAATTGCAGGAGCAGGTTATTCACAGGAGACCAGTTTGAATATGGGCAGCACCTCATCATCTTCTGGCGTATATGCATGGTGTGTGGCCGCTGCCAATGTTATCAATAAGGCAGATGCGGGGTTAAATGTTACTGTTGTTGAAAGCGGAGCTGGAATTGATAACCTTAAGAAAGTTCGTGACGGTGTTTTTGATTTTGCTCTTTGTATCGATTTGCCTTCTACACTTCAGCTTTATGAAGGCACAGGCACTTTTAAGGGAGAGAAACCCTACACAGATGTGCGCTGGCTCTTTTTAAGAAATGTTTTTGCCGATCGGCTTTACGTGCGTAAAGATGCCAATATCAAAACTTTCGCAGATCTTGCCGGTAAAAGATTTTGCCCAGGCATTCCTGGTTCAGCTTCAGCTTCGTATGTAATGCAATATAACGATATTTTGGGAACTGGCATCAAATTGATGCCCATGGCCTACGGAGATGCTGTAAATGCCCTTAAAGAAGGGCGTATTGTTGGGCTTCAGAAATCAAGCGGGCTTAACTCGATGGATGCCTCTCTTATAGAAGTGAATATATCTACCCCTCTCGCTGTTATTGGCTACTCCGAAGAAGATGTGAAAAAGATTCGTGAAGACATTCCAAGCATGAGTTTCATGACCACTAAAAAAGGAACAATTTCTCAACTTCCAGATATCGGACCGATCTGGGAAGAGTGCCCCATAGCTGGAGCAGTTGCCAGTACTCGTATGTCTGAAGAAGTGGCATATAACCTCATTAAGGCATATATGGAAGGAATCGAAGAGGTCGCAGCCGCTTACGCTCCCATAAAAGGATGGGATCCTGTTGCAGATTACTTTAAATTCGCATCAGAAGATGCTTTCATTCCAGCCCATCCAGGGTTGATTCGTTATGCGAAAGAAAAAGGGATAGAGGTTCCTGAATACTTTATTCCACCTGAGTATAAAAAATAG
- a CDS encoding TRAP transporter fused permease subunit yields the protein MNVQNFFKKHIGSILFWSGIVFSLTQLIVPIYFQHLLDIQVRALHVALGVSIALLNFPFRKKGDDSERSYVWDIFLIVVIVVACVNIVLKALDVYMNPGGATSLDLLLGTALMVIVLEAARRTVGAAIPILVALLFSYIYVAPYLGGLWKIRGLSFEFVMNSIYYSPLGLFGSVTGMSATFIAMFIIFGSLLSATGGGKTFIDLALALTGRFVGGPAKAAVISSALFGSISGSSVANVMVTGSYTIPLMKRLGYRPEFAGAVEAIASTGGGITPPIMSITAFMMAEFLNISYLNIIGYALLPCLLFYTGVLSGVHFQTKRRGLASVPEDEIPRWKEILTFERMAGLLIPTALLLYLIATGQPLLKAGFYACISSIVVLIISDALKKKIKETPQKILSALSEAGSDVARIAPILISVSMLVNLIGITGIAPKISGLILDYGGSNLFIALLVATIVPFLLGTSLPVVPTYVLSVSILVPPLLKIGIDQVAAHLFFIYWAILGGVTPPTCTAAVAASSISKGNWVKTGFNAVKLGAVAFILPYFFALNPSLVGRGTSLSILSHGLTGFIGAISIAYGFFGFGNSIMAKISRVLFFVSGILLLFPDVKLSVIGIVGVCVAFFWNRLILKRERLNFNGGVRVEKNNEA from the coding sequence GTGAACGTACAGAATTTCTTTAAGAAGCATATAGGCAGCATTTTATTTTGGAGCGGCATTGTCTTTTCTTTAACACAACTTATCGTTCCTATCTATTTTCAACATTTACTTGATATTCAAGTTCGGGCTCTTCACGTAGCGTTAGGTGTTTCTATTGCATTGCTGAACTTTCCCTTTCGAAAAAAGGGTGACGATAGCGAGCGTTCCTACGTTTGGGATATCTTTCTTATCGTTGTTATTGTTGTTGCGTGCGTCAATATTGTTTTGAAAGCGCTTGATGTATATATGAACCCCGGAGGGGCTACTTCTCTTGATCTGCTTTTGGGAACAGCTCTTATGGTTATAGTTCTTGAAGCGGCTCGTCGCACTGTTGGTGCTGCTATACCCATACTTGTTGCCCTTCTGTTTAGCTATATCTATGTGGCTCCTTATTTAGGCGGTTTATGGAAGATTCGAGGCTTATCTTTTGAGTTTGTCATGAATTCTATATATTATTCTCCCCTTGGTTTGTTTGGTAGTGTAACAGGCATGTCTGCTACCTTTATTGCAATGTTTATTATCTTCGGTTCTCTTCTTTCTGCTACCGGAGGAGGAAAGACATTCATTGATTTAGCGCTGGCTCTTACTGGCCGTTTCGTTGGTGGCCCGGCAAAAGCAGCCGTTATTTCAAGTGCTCTCTTTGGCAGTATTTCAGGAAGTTCGGTTGCTAATGTTATGGTAACGGGCAGCTATACCATTCCCCTAATGAAACGACTCGGATATCGTCCAGAATTTGCCGGAGCCGTTGAAGCTATTGCCTCTACAGGAGGCGGAATTACACCTCCTATTATGAGTATTACGGCTTTTATGATGGCCGAGTTCTTAAATATTTCGTATTTGAATATTATCGGCTACGCCCTTTTACCCTGTTTGCTTTTTTATACAGGTGTTTTGAGTGGCGTACATTTCCAGACGAAACGGAGAGGACTGGCCTCGGTTCCAGAGGATGAAATTCCACGTTGGAAAGAAATTCTGACTTTTGAGCGAATGGCAGGATTGCTTATTCCGACGGCACTCCTTCTATACCTCATCGCCACAGGACAACCTCTTTTGAAAGCGGGATTTTATGCCTGTATTTCATCTATTGTTGTTTTGATTATCAGCGATGCTTTAAAGAAAAAAATCAAAGAAACGCCCCAAAAAATACTGTCAGCTCTCAGTGAGGCAGGTTCTGACGTTGCCCGTATCGCTCCCATTCTTATTTCAGTGAGTATGCTTGTGAATCTTATTGGAATAACTGGAATCGCTCCTAAAATAAGTGGCCTGATTCTTGATTATGGAGGGTCTAATCTTTTTATAGCGTTGCTTGTCGCTACTATCGTGCCCTTTCTTCTAGGAACCTCCCTCCCTGTTGTGCCCACTTACGTTCTCTCTGTTTCCATTCTCGTTCCTCCTCTCTTGAAGATAGGCATTGATCAGGTTGCAGCGCACCTTTTCTTTATCTATTGGGCCATTCTTGGAGGCGTAACTCCGCCTACATGTACAGCAGCAGTTGCCGCATCAAGTATTTCTAAGGGGAATTGGGTAAAAACAGGTTTTAATGCCGTAAAACTCGGGGCTGTTGCCTTTATATTGCCATACTTCTTTGCTTTAAACCCCTCTCTTGTCGGAAGAGGAACGTCTCTCTCTATTTTGAGTCACGGTTTAACTGGGTTTATCGGGGCAATTTCCATAGCTTACGGGTTCTTTGGTTTTGGAAATAGCATTATGGCGAAGATCAGCCGAGTGCTCTTTTTTGTCAGTGGAATATTACTTCTTTTCCCTGACGTGAAGCTTTCTGTGATTGGAATAGTCGGTGTATGCGTTGCTTTCTTCTGGAATAGACTGATTCTTAAAAGAGAACGCCTTAATTTTAATGGAGGGGTAAGAGTTGAAAAAAACAACGAAGCTTAA
- a CDS encoding oxaloacetate decarboxylase, which yields MKKTTKLKHMILERRALVCPGAHDALSAKLIERAGFEALQVSGFGLSATWLGLPDMAFLSFGEMLQFTRNIVNAVEIPVMADADTGFGSSINAMHVTKELIRIGAAGMNIEDQLFPKRCGHLEGKQIIPMEEMVIKLKACVKARNELDSDFVINARTDAIAVTGIDDAINRANAYADAGADLIFVEAPQSKEDILRIIKEVKAPISVNLFDAVSGGKTPLIPIETLKEMGVGRVSIPVGPLFGAMKGMQAYLEAIAGGKLAEGRDDLVVPFGEFKDVVGFNFFRQLEKDI from the coding sequence TTGAAAAAAACAACGAAGCTTAAACATATGATTCTTGAGCGTCGTGCCCTTGTTTGCCCTGGAGCACACGATGCCCTTTCTGCAAAACTTATTGAAAGAGCGGGGTTTGAAGCTCTTCAGGTGAGTGGCTTTGGATTATCGGCAACATGGTTAGGGTTGCCAGATATGGCTTTTCTTTCCTTTGGAGAGATGTTGCAATTTACGAGGAATATAGTTAACGCTGTTGAGATTCCAGTTATGGCCGATGCAGACACAGGATTTGGAAGCAGTATTAATGCCATGCATGTAACAAAGGAACTTATCCGGATCGGTGCTGCCGGCATGAACATTGAAGATCAACTTTTCCCTAAACGATGTGGCCATTTAGAGGGAAAACAAATTATTCCCATGGAAGAGATGGTTATAAAGCTGAAAGCTTGCGTGAAAGCTCGGAATGAACTTGATTCTGACTTCGTGATCAATGCTCGTACAGATGCTATTGCAGTTACCGGCATAGATGATGCCATCAACAGAGCTAATGCTTATGCGGATGCAGGGGCAGATTTGATATTTGTCGAAGCGCCTCAATCGAAAGAAGATATTTTGCGAATAATAAAAGAGGTAAAGGCTCCTATTAGTGTCAATTTGTTTGATGCAGTGAGTGGAGGTAAAACGCCGCTTATCCCAATCGAAACGTTGAAAGAGATGGGTGTGGGGCGTGTAAGTATTCCAGTAGGGCCGTTGTTTGGCGCCATGAAAGGAATGCAAGCATATCTTGAAGCGATAGCAGGAGGAAAGTTGGCTGAAGGTAGAGATGATTTAGTAGTTCCTTTCGGGGAGTTTAAAGATGTAGTTGGTTTTAACTTTTTCAGGCAGTTAGAGAAAGATATCTAG
- a CDS encoding IclR family transcriptional regulator, with protein sequence MAENSLQLVDRVVSIMGFLSEKQEAIGVSEIARSVELSKATVHRILNTLLGYSLVLKNERGQYQIGPGVLLWANSYRKRSGLSAVSAPFLKELLAFTEETIHLFIFENGEGYYLERVESPQPLITRSAVGSKLPLHSSSAGKAILAALPLDVFNEFMEKIEFTPRTPNSITDKEVLRDQIAKWRKLGYSEEIEENEPGIRCVGSAICDSKGYPIGAISVSAPAFRFDDEKSALVGRKLREVTAAISAKFGA encoded by the coding sequence ATGGCAGAAAATAGTTTGCAATTAGTTGATAGAGTAGTTTCAATAATGGGTTTTCTTTCTGAAAAACAAGAGGCTATTGGAGTTTCTGAAATAGCCCGTTCGGTGGAGTTATCGAAAGCGACAGTTCATAGAATTTTGAATACTCTATTAGGTTATAGTCTCGTTCTCAAGAACGAGCGTGGCCAATATCAAATAGGTCCTGGAGTTCTTCTTTGGGCTAATTCTTATAGAAAACGTTCTGGCTTATCAGCAGTAAGTGCTCCCTTCTTAAAAGAATTATTAGCTTTTACAGAAGAGACGATTCATCTTTTTATATTCGAAAATGGAGAAGGCTATTATCTCGAAAGAGTTGAAAGTCCTCAGCCTCTCATCACCCGTTCAGCAGTAGGGTCCAAATTACCACTTCACAGTTCATCCGCTGGGAAAGCTATCTTAGCTGCTCTTCCTTTAGATGTTTTTAACGAGTTTATGGAAAAAATAGAATTTACTCCCCGTACTCCCAACAGCATAACTGACAAAGAGGTCTTGCGCGATCAGATTGCTAAATGGAGAAAGCTTGGCTATAGCGAAGAAATAGAAGAAAACGAGCCGGGAATTCGTTGTGTAGGGTCTGCTATCTGTGATTCTAAGGGCTATCCCATAGGTGCTATAAGCGTATCTGCTCCAGCATTCCGTTTTGATGACGAAAAATCAGCGTTAGTTGGAAGAAAACTTCGTGAAGTAACTGCGGCAATATCGGCGAAGTTTGGGGCGTAA